The following proteins are encoded in a genomic region of Desulfosporosinus youngiae DSM 17734:
- a CDS encoding sigma 54-interacting transcriptional regulator, translating to MLVWDPEFENLVHILPILAKTTGGYAAIADLNGSLAMALDCNGKAVSELEGDILELARKAGELGYSQIGAPKSCEGANAWALPIGKYVLISSNAERVKREHHLKESLLRALPMIAQVAGGEAVLFNGAGERIISFNSDGTERKQYKGKVSGPAKIAIEKQEPVVGKSFSINGATAVRIPMTKEFGFGFNNQDITRQQQVLYEEIKRLQHTNYTFDDIIGGSQELMKIKSMAKFVANGVSTILISGETGTGKELFAQSIHNASERYKKPFVALNCGALPGSLIESNLFGYEEGAFTGAKKGGSPGAFEQANNGTIFLDEISEMEIGLQTKLLRVLQEREVVRIGGFKPIKVNVRVISSTNKDLNTLIANGKFRQDLFYRLNVVQIKVPALRERSSDVELLSRYFLQRYNTLLGKYIEEIDLETLKILQQHTWPGNVRELQNCIESAMNMVEQEEFRLMPKHLPMYLRHSPKNVKESVVVEIGSSGVNLKEALAETEKAIIRKALEMARYKRTKAAGLLGISTPTLWRKMTEYGLDKE from the coding sequence ATGCTTGTGTGGGATCCAGAGTTTGAAAATCTTGTTCATATTCTCCCAATTTTAGCGAAGACCACCGGTGGTTATGCCGCTATTGCGGATTTAAATGGATCGCTGGCGATGGCATTGGACTGTAATGGTAAAGCTGTATCGGAATTAGAAGGAGATATACTTGAATTAGCCAGAAAAGCAGGAGAGTTAGGTTATTCGCAAATTGGAGCCCCGAAGTCATGTGAAGGGGCTAACGCTTGGGCCTTGCCCATAGGTAAATATGTCTTAATTTCTAGTAACGCTGAAAGAGTAAAACGAGAACATCATTTGAAAGAATCCTTGCTCAGAGCTTTACCAATGATTGCACAAGTAGCCGGTGGAGAAGCCGTTTTGTTTAATGGTGCTGGAGAACGGATCATCAGTTTTAATAGCGATGGGACTGAAAGAAAACAATATAAAGGCAAAGTCAGCGGTCCGGCGAAAATTGCGATTGAGAAGCAAGAACCGGTAGTTGGGAAGTCCTTTTCAATTAACGGGGCAACTGCTGTACGTATTCCGATGACTAAAGAATTCGGATTTGGTTTTAATAATCAGGATATAACCCGGCAGCAGCAAGTTCTTTATGAAGAGATTAAAAGGCTTCAACATACGAATTATACGTTTGACGATATCATTGGCGGTAGTCAGGAATTGATGAAAATAAAGAGTATGGCAAAGTTCGTAGCTAATGGTGTGTCGACGATCCTTATAAGCGGTGAAACGGGCACGGGTAAAGAATTATTTGCCCAATCCATTCACAATGCAAGTGAACGTTATAAGAAGCCTTTTGTAGCTTTGAACTGCGGAGCACTGCCTGGTTCACTCATTGAAAGTAATTTGTTTGGATATGAGGAGGGGGCTTTCACTGGTGCTAAAAAAGGGGGAAGTCCGGGCGCCTTTGAACAAGCTAATAATGGAACTATTTTTCTTGACGAGATTAGCGAAATGGAAATCGGGTTGCAAACGAAGCTTTTGCGGGTATTACAGGAACGTGAAGTTGTTCGCATTGGCGGATTCAAGCCGATTAAAGTTAACGTCAGGGTCATATCTTCGACGAATAAAGACCTAAACACGTTAATCGCCAATGGAAAGTTTCGCCAGGATCTTTTCTATCGCCTGAATGTCGTTCAGATTAAAGTACCGGCTCTTCGTGAGCGGTCATCAGATGTGGAGTTATTGAGCAGATATTTTCTGCAGAGATATAATACCTTGTTAGGCAAATATATTGAAGAAATTGATTTAGAAACATTAAAGATTCTTCAACAACACACATGGCCGGGAAATGTTCGTGAACTCCAAAATTGTATTGAATCGGCTATGAACATGGTCGAACAGGAAGAGTTTCGGCTTATGCCCAAACATTTGCCAATGTATCTAAGGCATAGTCCTAAGAATGTTAAGGAGTCTGTGGTTGTTGAGATCGGGTCAAGCGGGGTGAATTTAAAAGAAGCATTGGCTGAAACAGAAAAAGCCATTATCCGGAAGGCATTGGAAATGGCTAGGTATAAACGAACAAAGGCGGCTGGTTTGTTAGGAATAAGTACCCCTACTTTATGGAGAAAAATGACTGAATACGGTCTTGATAAGGAGTAA
- a CDS encoding cobalamin B12-binding domain-containing protein: MASYSELAQSVVKGNEGQVKEQVNALVAAGNNPMEIINEGLIAGMNIVGPRFKAGDMFVPEVLMSARSMAAGVEIVKPLIADGDMKSQGKVIIGTVKGDLHDIGKNLVGMMVESSGLEVVNLGVDISADTFVAAVKEHNPDVVALSALLTTTMANMKDTIEVLTENGLRDKIKIIVGGAPVSKEFADSIGADGFAPDAASAADLCKELIAK, translated from the coding sequence ATGGCAAGTTATTCAGAATTAGCGCAAAGCGTAGTAAAAGGCAATGAAGGTCAAGTAAAAGAACAAGTTAATGCCCTCGTGGCAGCGGGCAATAACCCTATGGAAATTATCAACGAAGGATTAATTGCGGGGATGAATATTGTGGGTCCTCGCTTTAAAGCGGGAGATATGTTTGTTCCGGAAGTTCTCATGTCGGCACGGAGTATGGCTGCAGGGGTTGAGATTGTAAAACCGTTAATTGCTGATGGAGACATGAAAAGTCAGGGTAAAGTAATTATTGGCACTGTTAAAGGCGACTTACATGATATTGGCAAGAATCTTGTAGGAATGATGGTTGAAAGCAGCGGTTTGGAGGTCGTTAATCTGGGAGTGGATATTTCAGCAGACACATTTGTAGCGGCGGTTAAAGAACATAACCCTGATGTGGTTGCACTCTCTGCCTTATTGACAACGACCATGGCAAATATGAAGGATACGATTGAGGTATTAACGGAAAATGGATTAAGAGACAAAATTAAGATTATCGTTGGCGGAGCTCCTGTTTCTAAGGAATTTGCGGATTCCATTGGTGCTGATGGCTTTGCCCCTGATGCTGCTTCTGCTGCTGATCTGTGCAAAGAATTAATTGCGAAATAG
- a CDS encoding methyltetrahydrofolate cobalamin methyltransferase produces the protein MLIVGELINTSRKAIKPAVESRDAAYIQSIAQQQVDAGANYVDVNCGTMVYNEEETMAWLVETIQQKVTAPLCIDSPNPKALEAGLSLAKNGQPMINSITGEKERYETILPLILKYKPKVVALCMDDTGMPETAEQRLKIAFKLIGDLAAAGVPEDDIYIDPLVKPVSTGDTAGMEVLETIYGVKQKYPKVHGICGLSNVSYGLPNRKVLNHAFMIQTMTMGMDGYILDPLDKTMMGFVHASKALLGKDAYCMEYLVAHRNGLYETK, from the coding sequence ATGCTTATTGTTGGAGAATTGATTAATACCAGTCGAAAGGCGATTAAGCCTGCTGTTGAGAGTCGGGACGCCGCCTATATTCAGAGTATTGCTCAGCAACAAGTAGACGCGGGAGCGAACTATGTTGATGTTAATTGCGGGACCATGGTTTATAACGAAGAGGAGACTATGGCCTGGTTAGTGGAAACGATTCAGCAAAAAGTGACGGCCCCCTTATGTATTGACAGTCCGAATCCAAAGGCACTTGAAGCTGGGCTTTCCTTAGCCAAAAATGGACAGCCAATGATTAATTCAATTACGGGTGAAAAGGAACGCTATGAGACTATTCTTCCTTTGATACTTAAGTATAAACCTAAAGTCGTAGCACTTTGTATGGATGATACCGGTATGCCAGAGACTGCTGAGCAGCGCTTAAAGATCGCTTTTAAATTAATTGGTGATTTGGCAGCAGCCGGGGTACCTGAAGACGATATTTATATTGACCCCTTAGTAAAGCCTGTAAGTACTGGGGATACTGCGGGAATGGAAGTCCTCGAAACGATTTATGGAGTTAAACAAAAATATCCAAAGGTCCATGGGATTTGTGGCTTGAGTAATGTCTCCTATGGATTACCGAATCGCAAGGTTCTTAATCATGCTTTCATGATCCAAACCATGACTATGGGAATGGATGGATATATTCTTGATCCGCTCGATAAGACCATGATGGGTTTTGTACATGCATCAAAGGCATTGCTCGGCAAAGACGCTTACTGCATGGAATATTTAGTCGCTCACCGTAACGGTCTATACGAAACAAAATAG
- a CDS encoding trimethylamine--corrinoid methyltransferase: protein MARNLSARILSAEEVEFLKEKIQVLLETKGIHIEHPEVMEILKKAGAIVSEETGSVKFPKALYEEALKAAPREFTLAGIDPKNDMKFPHPEGSFYVRTNTGGMYYLTEEGEYRNIVLDDVAEFTRLANALPNVNYWSLPSTDPVDFPAETIDIHTLNTVLRNTTKHGWVQPYEAENIKYLIEMAAAVVGGKEELRKRPIISAICCSVPRLTYKYMDMNIIYECCKAGVPLQPCALPAAGANVPITPSGLALMAAADVVAMIVMAQIIAPGHPCVATPLLFEMDMLTTNTTQATMSTTMGRMIAMQLFKEGYGIPVHTYATGTDSSTLDAQAGFEAASLSHMVALSGGSVLGGAGQVETAKTISPLQLIIDNDVFGMVKQLKAGLEVNEETIAWDDIQAMTYQDSFVDKMHTFNHFRDGYRAKTFTRDSRTTWAEKGCKDLAARAKEQYQIIKENYEPVTLTKEVADALDAIVARADRELGRK from the coding sequence ATGGCTCGCAATTTAAGCGCTCGAATTCTAAGTGCTGAAGAAGTTGAATTTCTAAAAGAGAAAATCCAGGTCTTGCTTGAAACTAAAGGCATTCATATTGAGCATCCTGAGGTCATGGAGATATTGAAAAAAGCAGGAGCTATTGTATCGGAAGAAACAGGTTCTGTAAAATTCCCTAAGGCTCTTTATGAAGAAGCATTAAAAGCAGCGCCGCGTGAGTTTACGCTTGCCGGTATCGATCCGAAAAATGATATGAAATTCCCTCATCCGGAAGGATCGTTTTATGTCAGAACCAACACCGGTGGTATGTATTATCTAACTGAAGAGGGCGAGTATCGCAACATCGTTCTTGATGATGTTGCGGAATTTACCCGGCTCGCTAATGCATTGCCCAATGTTAACTATTGGTCGTTGCCATCAACGGATCCTGTCGATTTCCCGGCTGAGACGATTGACATTCATACCCTGAATACAGTCTTAAGGAATACCACAAAACACGGATGGGTGCAACCTTATGAAGCCGAAAACATCAAATATTTGATTGAAATGGCAGCCGCGGTCGTTGGGGGAAAGGAAGAACTTCGCAAACGTCCTATCATCAGTGCGATCTGCTGTTCAGTACCCCGTTTGACCTACAAATATATGGATATGAACATTATTTATGAGTGCTGTAAGGCCGGCGTTCCTCTCCAACCTTGTGCATTGCCTGCTGCAGGGGCTAATGTACCGATTACTCCATCAGGTTTAGCTTTGATGGCCGCCGCAGATGTTGTGGCGATGATCGTTATGGCTCAGATTATTGCTCCCGGACATCCTTGTGTTGCAACCCCATTACTCTTTGAAATGGATATGCTGACAACCAATACGACTCAAGCCACCATGTCCACGACAATGGGCCGCATGATAGCTATGCAGCTCTTTAAAGAAGGATATGGTATCCCTGTTCACACCTATGCTACAGGAACGGATAGTTCTACATTAGACGCCCAGGCGGGATTTGAGGCAGCTTCCTTAAGTCATATGGTGGCTTTGTCCGGTGGTTCTGTTCTTGGCGGAGCCGGACAAGTCGAGACAGCTAAAACAATTAGCCCGCTTCAATTAATTATCGATAATGATGTCTTTGGCATGGTTAAACAACTTAAAGCCGGTCTTGAAGTGAATGAAGAAACGATTGCCTGGGATGACATTCAAGCCATGACCTACCAAGATAGCTTTGTGGATAAGATGCATACCTTTAATCATTTCAGGGATGGCTATCGGGCAAAAACCTTTACTCGTGATTCCAGAACGACCTGGGCTGAAAAGGGCTGCAAGGATCTTGCTGCACGGGCCAAAGAACAATATCAGATCATCAAAGAAAACTATGAGCCCGTTACACTGACGAAAGAAGTAGCCGATGCTTTGGATGCTATTGTCGCACGCGCTGACCGCGAACTTGGTCGTAAGTAA
- a CDS encoding FAD binding domain-containing protein, producing the protein MPECSVYYQPESISDAVKYLASADKRLKPLAGGTDIVPAMRKGEMNVDGLVDLSKIPGLREINIDDNELKLGSLCTFAQIEKSLLIQTQVPLLAQAAGAVGSPQIRSLGTIGGNIANASPAADTVTAFVALDAKARLESTRGTRSVPVSELLCGVGKTNISRDEIIAEIRFQIPSENSQSGFIKLGRRKALAIARMNLAIIITEHDGLIDFARVSLGAVGPNPSRNTSLEEFLIGQKPSESLIDSFARFAGEEVSRMLGSRASAAYKCEAVKGIVRDLSSRLFLGNEQVVI; encoded by the coding sequence ATGCCAGAATGCAGTGTATATTACCAACCAGAATCTATCTCAGATGCCGTGAAGTATTTGGCAAGCGCTGATAAAAGGTTAAAACCCTTAGCAGGCGGAACAGATATTGTCCCAGCTATGCGAAAGGGCGAAATGAACGTCGATGGATTAGTTGACTTATCAAAGATTCCAGGCCTTCGAGAAATTAATATAGATGATAATGAACTTAAACTAGGAAGTTTGTGCACGTTTGCGCAGATTGAAAAATCCCTTTTGATTCAAACCCAGGTGCCGCTTCTAGCGCAGGCCGCAGGTGCAGTCGGTTCACCGCAAATACGTAGTTTGGGGACCATTGGCGGAAATATTGCCAATGCTTCGCCTGCGGCTGATACGGTTACAGCATTTGTGGCTTTAGATGCCAAGGCAAGGCTGGAGTCAACGCGGGGAACGCGAAGTGTTCCTGTCAGTGAGTTATTATGTGGGGTTGGCAAAACCAATATTTCCCGAGATGAAATAATCGCAGAAATAAGGTTTCAAATACCTTCCGAAAATAGTCAATCAGGCTTTATTAAGTTAGGGCGTCGGAAAGCTTTAGCGATTGCCCGGATGAATCTAGCCATAATTATAACAGAACATGACGGGCTTATTGATTTTGCCCGTGTAAGTTTAGGTGCAGTCGGCCCTAATCCGAGTCGGAATACCAGTCTGGAGGAATTTCTGATTGGGCAAAAGCCTTCAGAGTCACTAATCGATAGTTTTGCGCGGTTTGCAGGTGAAGAAGTTTCGCGAATGCTCGGTTCACGGGCATCAGCCGCTTATAAATGTGAGGCGGTTAAGGGTATTGTTCGGGATTTATCCAGCCGATTGTTCTTAGGTAATGAGCAGGTGGTGATTTAA
- a CDS encoding (2Fe-2S)-binding protein — MAQYHLEMTVNGNSVALDIDPGLRLLDVLRDCLHLTGTKEGCSEGECGACSVILDGELVDSCLVFAPQASGREVITIEGVARNGELDYLQQAFLDAGAVQCGYCTPGMILAAKVLLDRNPHPTRQEILKAISGNICRCTGYTKMVQGVELAAASKEAKEGAARA; from the coding sequence ATGGCACAGTATCATCTCGAAATGACGGTCAATGGAAATTCAGTCGCTCTCGATATCGATCCGGGACTTCGTTTGCTGGATGTTTTACGTGATTGCTTACATTTAACGGGGACTAAAGAAGGCTGCAGTGAAGGCGAATGTGGCGCTTGTTCTGTTATTCTGGATGGTGAATTAGTGGACTCCTGTTTAGTTTTTGCTCCTCAGGCCTCAGGCCGGGAAGTTATAACCATTGAAGGGGTGGCGCGGAATGGGGAATTAGATTATCTGCAACAAGCTTTTTTAGATGCGGGCGCTGTCCAATGTGGATATTGCACCCCGGGAATGATTCTTGCTGCAAAAGTTTTACTTGACCGTAATCCCCATCCTACGCGTCAGGAAATTTTGAAGGCTATATCGGGTAATATTTGCCGCTGTACAGGTTATACCAAGATGGTGCAAGGAGTTGAATTAGCCGCAGCGAGTAAAGAGGCGAAGGAGGGTGCTGCCCGTGCCTGA
- a CDS encoding xanthine dehydrogenase family protein molybdopterin-binding subunit yields MPEFSVIGKSVQRLDGQEKVTGATQFAADLDLPGALCLKVLRSNVAHAHIKTIDVDEALQVPGVVGIFTHKDIDGINSYGIIVKDQPALTNKVRFKGDALALVAAENEASAKEALRLIKVELEELPAVYDVWSAMNDAAPAIHENGNILTVSKIKKGDVESALNQAAVIISRNYTTQRIEHCYIETEAGVAYMDGDSLVIKVCTQNPHYDRRDVARVLGIPMNKVRVIQTATGGGFGGKLDITIQCFLGLAALKLRRPVRMTYDRHESFIASGKRHPFFIDYTTAADKEGKLLAVKVRIVGDTGAYASYGPATLIRAAVHATGPYEVPNVDIEGACVYTNNPFSGAMRGFGTPQLAFASESQLDIVARALNISPIEIRRRNIVHEGSITATGQKLEGSIGISKTLEAAWDKALQVMPGLEGRK; encoded by the coding sequence GTGCCTGAATTCAGTGTTATCGGTAAATCGGTGCAACGACTTGATGGTCAGGAAAAGGTGACCGGAGCAACTCAGTTTGCGGCGGACCTTGATCTTCCGGGAGCACTTTGTCTTAAAGTACTGCGGAGTAACGTTGCCCATGCTCATATTAAGACGATCGATGTGGATGAGGCTCTCCAAGTACCTGGAGTTGTCGGAATATTCACCCATAAGGATATTGACGGAATTAACAGTTACGGGATTATTGTTAAAGATCAGCCCGCCTTAACAAATAAAGTTCGTTTTAAAGGGGATGCTCTGGCCTTAGTAGCAGCTGAAAATGAAGCAAGCGCTAAAGAAGCTCTTAGACTGATAAAAGTGGAATTAGAAGAGCTGCCGGCGGTTTATGACGTTTGGAGCGCCATGAATGATGCAGCGCCGGCGATTCACGAAAACGGCAACATTCTTACAGTAAGTAAGATTAAAAAGGGAGATGTGGAATCCGCCCTTAATCAGGCTGCAGTTATTATTTCGAGAAACTATACAACTCAGAGGATAGAACATTGCTACATCGAAACCGAAGCCGGTGTCGCTTATATGGACGGAGATAGTCTCGTCATAAAAGTTTGTACACAGAATCCCCATTATGACCGGCGTGATGTCGCTCGTGTGTTAGGTATTCCAATGAACAAGGTCAGGGTCATCCAAACGGCTACCGGGGGCGGCTTCGGGGGGAAACTTGATATTACGATCCAGTGTTTTCTGGGCTTGGCTGCCCTGAAACTGAGACGTCCCGTAAGAATGACCTATGACCGTCATGAGTCCTTCATCGCCAGCGGTAAACGTCATCCGTTTTTTATTGATTACACGACGGCGGCAGATAAAGAAGGAAAACTCCTGGCAGTCAAAGTCAGAATTGTGGGGGATACCGGTGCCTATGCTTCCTATGGACCTGCTACGTTAATTCGGGCAGCCGTCCATGCGACAGGGCCTTATGAAGTGCCTAATGTGGATATTGAAGGGGCTTGTGTGTACACCAATAATCCGTTCAGTGGGGCAATGAGGGGTTTTGGTACTCCCCAATTGGCTTTTGCAAGCGAAAGTCAGTTAGACATTGTTGCCCGTGCTTTAAATATAAGTCCGATTGAAATCCGCCGCCGCAATATAGTCCATGAAGGTTCGATTACGGCAACAGGACAGAAGCTCGAAGGAAGTATCGGAATCAGTAAGACGTTAGAGGCTGCCTGGGATAAGGCTCTCCAGGTTATGCCTGGCCTGGAGGGACGAAAGTAA
- a CDS encoding xanthine dehydrogenase family protein molybdopterin-binding subunit, translated as MKKRGYGMANMWYGIGNTAANNPSGAFVDILDDGTVIVLTGCADMGQGSTTALAQIAAETVGVRVEDVVVVSGDTGVSPDAGASSASRQTYISGNAVRLAAEKAREQIIAKAAQMLNTTIDSVSLKSGRVWNGEEQTSLTVKEMLAQCRGEGVLTLGHGYFNPATTKLDPETGHGKPFATYAFATQVAEVIVDTETGVVEVTKIVAAHDVGRAINPQSVEGQIEGGCAMGLGYALVEEVILKDGVIKNPEMSTYLVPTSMDVPEIYPIIIEELEASGPYGAKGVGEPALVPTAAAIANAVSDALGVRIYDLPMTPERVVATIKAAQK; from the coding sequence ATGAAAAAGCGCGGTTACGGTATGGCTAACATGTGGTATGGAATAGGAAATACGGCGGCCAATAATCCATCCGGTGCCTTTGTTGATATTTTAGATGATGGCACAGTGATTGTTTTAACGGGGTGTGCCGATATGGGCCAGGGCTCAACGACGGCTTTAGCCCAGATAGCCGCTGAGACTGTTGGGGTAAGGGTTGAAGATGTTGTGGTTGTTTCAGGGGATACGGGAGTTTCCCCGGACGCAGGGGCCTCATCTGCCTCGCGGCAGACTTACATTTCGGGAAATGCGGTCCGTTTGGCAGCCGAAAAGGCACGTGAGCAAATCATAGCTAAAGCGGCTCAGATGTTAAATACAACGATCGATTCGGTGAGCCTGAAGAGCGGTCGAGTATGGAATGGAGAGGAACAAACGAGCTTAACCGTCAAAGAAATGCTTGCTCAGTGCCGCGGTGAAGGAGTATTGACCCTTGGTCATGGTTACTTTAACCCTGCAACGACGAAACTCGATCCGGAAACCGGACACGGGAAACCCTTTGCTACGTATGCTTTTGCGACTCAGGTTGCGGAAGTCATCGTCGATACGGAAACAGGGGTAGTCGAGGTTACCAAAATCGTAGCGGCCCACGATGTGGGAAGAGCCATAAACCCCCAAAGTGTGGAAGGGCAAATTGAAGGCGGTTGTGCCATGGGCTTGGGTTATGCCTTAGTAGAGGAAGTCATCCTAAAAGACGGAGTCATTAAAAACCCCGAGATGTCTACTTACCTTGTCCCTACGTCAATGGATGTTCCGGAAATCTATCCGATCATTATTGAAGAATTAGAAGCAAGCGGCCCTTATGGCGCAAAGGGGGTAGGGGAACCAGCCTTAGTACCGACGGCCGCGGCTATTGCCAATGCGGTCAGCGATGCTTTAGGTGTTCGCATCTACGATCTGCCAATGACGCCTGAGCGGGTCGTAGCCACGATCAAGGCGGCTCAGAAGTAG
- a CDS encoding amidohydrolase family protein yields MSVIALTNIGKLVTGNIQKPLGEETTIVLQDGLIAKMGNSDILQDYTVEKVIDVNGMTVTPGLIDSHVHTTLGDYSPRQKTQDYLDGSVHGGVTTFISAGECHTPGRPKDPAGTKALAILAHKAYANLRSTGLKVHGGAVILEKGLTEGDFAEMAKEGVWLVGEIGLGSVKKPEDAIPMVKWAKENGMKIAMHTGGTSIPGSSTVSAADVAAVQPTVVSHINGGPTAIAPSEVEKLINETDLALEIVQCGNPKIADFTVRKLTEKDQLNRVIIGNDSPSGTGIIPLGILRTVCSISSMSDVAPEKAIAMASGNTASTFGLNTGIIAEGKEADLVVMDAPMGSVGEDALEALAAGDLPAVVMVLVDGTIRVNKSRNTPPSSRSCKIK; encoded by the coding sequence ATGTCTGTAATTGCACTTACAAATATCGGAAAGCTCGTCACCGGCAATATTCAAAAACCTCTGGGTGAGGAAACTACGATTGTCCTTCAGGACGGATTAATCGCTAAGATGGGTAATTCAGATATTCTTCAAGATTACACCGTCGAAAAAGTAATCGATGTTAACGGTATGACAGTAACTCCGGGTCTGATCGACTCACATGTACACACTACCCTCGGTGATTATTCACCGCGGCAAAAAACTCAGGACTATCTCGATGGCTCGGTTCATGGTGGTGTAACCACATTTATCTCAGCCGGAGAATGCCATACGCCGGGCCGTCCAAAAGATCCTGCCGGTACGAAAGCATTAGCTATCCTTGCTCATAAAGCCTATGCTAACTTACGTTCAACCGGACTGAAAGTTCATGGCGGAGCCGTCATTCTGGAAAAGGGACTGACTGAGGGGGATTTTGCTGAAATGGCTAAAGAAGGGGTCTGGCTGGTTGGCGAAATCGGTTTGGGAAGTGTAAAAAAACCAGAAGACGCCATCCCCATGGTGAAATGGGCAAAAGAAAACGGGATGAAAATCGCTATGCATACCGGAGGAACCTCTATCCCCGGCAGTTCAACAGTCTCTGCAGCCGATGTAGCCGCCGTTCAACCCACGGTTGTGTCCCATATTAACGGCGGCCCGACAGCGATCGCCCCTTCCGAAGTAGAAAAACTGATCAATGAGACGGATCTGGCGTTAGAGATTGTTCAATGCGGAAATCCCAAAATCGCCGATTTTACGGTCCGCAAGCTAACCGAGAAGGATCAATTAAACCGGGTAATTATCGGAAATGATTCCCCTTCTGGTACCGGAATTATTCCTTTAGGTATATTAAGAACGGTTTGCTCTATCTCCTCCATGTCGGATGTGGCACCGGAAAAAGCGATCGCTATGGCCAGCGGCAATACAGCAAGTACGTTTGGCTTAAATACCGGGATAATTGCTGAAGGAAAAGAAGCTGATTTAGTGGTAATGGATGCTCCTATGGGCTCAGTCGGTGAAGATGCCCTAGAGGCTTTAGCGGCGGGTGATCTGCCGGCAGTTGTCATGGTATTGGTTGATGGCACAATCCGAGTCAATAAAAGCCGCAATACACCACCCTCAAGTCGCAGCTGCAAAATAAAATAG